The Papio anubis isolate 15944 chromosome 2, Panubis1.0, whole genome shotgun sequence region gaaactggagcacaggtgactcttgttatacattagcaaagagactagtggcattttgaCCCTGCATTAGATTTGCAGAACtttcaacttgagagagataatttaggccATCTTGTAGAAGTAATTTCTAAGAAAtacaaagtgttcaagaggtgacttgggtgttgttcaaagcattcagttttatatattcacaaaaatatggtttggaattggaactatgtttaaaaggaaagcagagtataaaagtttggaaaattagCAGCCTGACGATGTgatagaaaaaaaccaaacaattttctaaggagaaattcaagctggctacagaaatttgcataagtaatgaggagccaaatgttaattgtcaagacaatggggaaaatgtctccagggcatgtcagaagaactaatggcagcccctcccatcgcAAACCTGGAGgcatagaaggaaaaaatggttttgtgggctgggcccggGGCCTtgctgctgtgtgcagtctagggacttggtgccctgtgtcccaaccactccagccatggctaaaaggggccaacatggAGCTCAGGCCATTGTTTCAGAGAGTGAAAGCCataacataaacacacacacacacacacacacacacacaggccataTTTGTGTCTGCCACTGATGTATGGACTTCTCAGTAGTACAGCCTGAATTGGTTTTCCAGGATTGCTTTCTCTTTGCTGCTACAATTTGTCCTTggtcccttttctctttctttttttggtcttcttttttttctttctctccctatcTTTCTCTGTGGGGTATAAGACTTCATGACATCTTAGAAATGAGCCTTCCTAGCCATGTGGATACTAACCTTCTAGGAATAAATCATTCCAgtgatgatttattttcttctacagtactttctttgaaatattttgaagaagagtggtgatatggtttggctgtgtccctacccaaatctcatcttgaactgtagctcccacaaCTCCCAtttgtcatgggagggacctggtgggagttaattgaatcacaggggtggctctttcccatgctgttcttgtgatagtgaataagtttcatgagatctgatggttttgtaagggagagttttcctgcacaaactctctcttgtctgctgctgTGTAAGGTGTGCCTTTCACCTTTCAaaaatgattgtgaggccttcccagccaaaTGGAAtggtgagtccattaaacctctttttctttataaattacccagttttgggtatgtctttattagcagcatgaaaatgggaTAATATGTGGGggggaagtaaaagaaaaatagaattacaggGCCTccaaactcactatgccaaaGGCAAAGTTGAGCTTGGGAAATTAACTTGGTAATCACCAATACTGTATTTCTTTTGAACTCAAACAGATAACTGTTATTTCACAACCCCATGTCATAGCCTCATTTTGTCTGCTCCTTCTTTTCACATGTTTACTTCATCTGatgtaaaaatgtagatttactgagcATGAGACGAAAAGCATAATTGactttttcctctcctcccacttttcacatgtaaaatgtagatttagtGAAGCTAATCAGAGCCTCACAAGAATCGAACCATCTACCTCACTGCTCATGCTCACTCCCACCTCTTTTTGTCCACTCTCCTGCTTatgttttcccctttaaatatccAAGTTCACAAAATCCTCTTTGAAAAAATCATAGGTCACAGAAACTCTTGTGATTTATGGTTTTCCTTGGCACtacctcaaccttggcaaaataaatgtcTCATCAATTGAGCCCTGCCTCAGTCACTTTTTggtttatattataaaaaatattttcacatagttGGTGTTCTATTAACAATGATACCAAATGAGGCCATCTTTCTTCAGTCAGTGTAGGTCtttgacagtttttttaaaaaattaagttcaaTTTGAGAAAGCTTCACTCTGCTGAGACACAGTTGAAAACAAACCATGAAATTTATGTATCATGTTCAAACATTCTAATGGGGTCACATTTGGTAAATTATtattgcagaaaacaaaaaatcttaattttatcaCATAAGCTATCACTTATGCTGTCATTTTCATCATCTGTTAAATCTATACAGTAATATAAAGAACCAGTATTAAATTTCTAGACTTACACATACACAGATTTAAAAGTAATAGGAATTGGAATTCTAAGTAATAGTAATAGGAATTAAAAACTATACATTGTTATTCATGAATCTGTTAAATTTATGCTGAGAGGAACAGCTGTCAATTAATGTGTTTCTTATCTATCTAACTAAGCACTTCTGTCCAAATTCTCCCTGCACTCCAAAGCTGTGTCACTCTCTGATGGTGGTAATGGCCCAACCCAAAAAGGATGAGAGCATTAGGCACAGTTAATGTTTGGTTTTTAAGGACAGAAAGTAAGTGGAATAGCATTTTCCTGGGGCCTAAAGCGTTCTCCCAGAAACAAATGTTCAGAGTCACAAGTTACCATCTCCAAACCAGAGGTACCAGGTGGTGGTTgtcctcctcctcattcttctgctcctcctccttctctttctcctcttccttccttttcttctttttcttctaatacctttatggagatataattcacataccataaaatccacCTAATTAAAGTGCTTTTTAGTGTAGTCACAAGTTGTGCAACGATCACAACTAATTCTAGAATGTtgcatcacccccaaaagaaaccatGTACTGCTAGTAGTAACTAGCAGTCAATCCCTATACTCCTTCCTGCTGCCggccctggtaaccactaatctagTATCTGTATGGAGTTGCCTATTCCAGAGAGTTCATGTAAACAGAATACCACAAATGTGACCTGttgtgtctggcttctgtcacttaacataatgttttcaagggtcaTCCATATCAGGGCATTTTTtggtatttcattcctttttatggaatggctaaataatattatgaccaaacaatattccattgcatggatactacatttttctttaatcatcCATCAGctaatggatatttgggttgtgcCTACTTTtcttgctattatgaataatgttatatgaatatttgcatatacttttatggctaaataatatttcactgtatgaatactacattttgttcattcattggcTAATGAATATTTGTGTTGTGTCCACTTttttgttatgaataatgctatatgaacatttgtgcatacttttttttaaaacagcatcttgctgtgtcatccaggctggatatGCATACACTTTTTGTAgatatgttttcaattctattGGATCCATGCCAGGGGTGGAGTTACTGGGACATGTGGTAATTGTATATGggctttgagaaactgccaaactgctttaCAGAGTAGTTGCACAATTTTgcagccaaccaaccaaccaatagATGAGGCTTccactttctccatatccttgtcaaTGCTTGtaattgtctttcttctttttctctctctctctctctcttttttttaataggcaggtctccctctttcacccagcctgaagtgcaatggtaggatcatagctcactgcaccctgagctcctgggctcaagggatcctcctgcctcagcctcctgagtagcttggactgaAGGcatgcaggcatgcaccaccatttcTGGcatcagaacattttcatttacagtagactttcatggaacagttttagattttcataaaaattgagAAGATAATACAGAAAGGTCCCATATATCCCACAGCCGGTTTTCCCTATTACTAACATTAGTTATGGtacatttatattacattattatacacatcattatatattatgtattgatacatatatatgatatacatatcaTTACATGAtgctacatttgttacaattaagaACCAATATTGACACATCATTAACTAAAGACCATAGTTGATTCAGATTTTTAACTTTACCTGTTTTGATTCTAGAATCTCACCCAGGACACCACATTACATTTACTTATCATGTCTTCTTTGACTCCCCTTGGTTGTGACAATTTCttagacttttcttgtttttcctgacCTTGACAGTCTTGAGGAATGTTCAAGTATTTCACAGATGACCCTGtatttaaatttatctgattCTTTTCCTCATGATTAGTCTTGGGTTATGGGTGTGGGGAGCAAGACCAGAGTTAACGTACCATCTTTATCACATCCTGTCAATGGCATATACTACCAACATGATTTATCACTGTTCATATTGACCTTGATCACCTAGCTGAGGTAATTTGTCAAGTTTCCCCAGAGTAAAGTTACTCtgctcccctccctttcctccaccCTCAACTTTCCATTCTACACTCTTTGGGAGGAAGTCACTATGTATAGCCTACACTAAAGGAGTAGGAATTTATGGTCCCCCTTTTTGTGGGCAGAGTAGCTACATAAGTTATTTAGAATTCTTATGCAAAGTTAGATTTGTCTttactccatttatttattgattcaatcatttatttatatcagtatgggctcacaaatattttatattttgtattataatccagtactactttattttcttgctcaaattATTCCAGATTTGGTCACTGGGAGCTCTTTCAATTTGTTTCTATACTCCTTTGACACCCACATcaatggtttctttcttttttttttttttaaacatttccttactttctggcactgcAAGATACTCCAGTCTCAGCTTGTTGATTTCCTTCTCTAGTAGCAGAATTAGCCGTTTCTCCAAAGAGCcctgatttttgttgttggagAATGGTATAAAAATCAAGATCTGGGTGCTAAGTGTGCTCCTTGCTACTGGAGCATCATTGCTTCTAGACTCTCTGAGctgacagagaaaggaaatatatgtgtgcatactaACTGTAATACAGACACTAATctagaaatatttctatatgtaaccTTCTGTATCTATATTAAGCTAAATGTGAGTTCATGCTGATGTCTCAAATTGATCTATTACCACATGAATCATCCTTCCTTTGCTTAAATGTAAATTCCCaatccaacagtgagaaacctggctcccacGATCTGCAATCAATTTGTTTAATTCCAGTATATACGTAAGGCAATAGCAGAGTTGTTAATATCAGAATTGTACCCTGTTAaggctcagaaaatgataccccaaTGTATAGTCCTTTAACATTCCTCTAACAAGCAGTTAGAattaaaggaaattgaaaagCCTTCGAAGCTGCCCAAGAATCGAGGCCTGTCTGGCTTTCTCTTGTTTCTCATCCTACTCCCATAAGTGCAGGGAGAGGCTCTCCTGAAGTTCCCTTCTCTGACTGAGGAAAGTTCTTCCAAAAGGAATACATTTGTTTGGAGCCTCCTCCCTAGGAATTTCAACAAACAACCAGGAAAGATTTATCACCAGAGGAGATTAAAAGTTGTCACCACACCAAAACAGGCTATTGCCTATTCTTCAGCAGCAATAAAAAACTCCTAAACAACTTTTATGACCTGAGAGACTTTATTTACATAAGACAATCTTTGTTCACCATGCAGTTCCTCCCCTTTTCCTCCCATAACTTGTCATCACCTCCCCTTCAAGCCCCTATTCATTTTATGCTATAAAGCCTTCAACCATCTGCCCCCCTCTTTGAGTCTCATATTTTTCTGAGGCTTCCACGTGCATGTACATAATTAAAATGGTGTTTCTCTTCTTAATCTGTTTATTGTCAGTTCATTTCAGCAGACTTAATTATCAAACCTTCAGAGGGAATGTTTAAACTTCCCTACCCCATGGGAAACAACTTGTATCAGCTAGGAACTGCTTACATGCAGTtccttttgcctttagtcttacaAACTCCAGtaatttccaaagttacttagatCAGCACCTTTCACCCCTACTCTCTTGAGTTTGTTTCTACATTTGTACTAATAGTTATGTTCTCTTGTCACAGTCCGCATTCCTATGATTCCCTGACTTCTTAAATGATTAAAATTGTTTACATAGAATTTTGACCCTTTGTGCAGTAAAGTTCTGTTTTCACAAATACACAATGTCATGTATACACCATCACAGTATCACACAGAATTGTTTCATTGCCTTAAAAATCTCCTGTGCTTCAcctattcattcctccctcccctcaaactctggcaaccactgacatttttattctctattgttttgtcttttccagagtgTCATATAGTTGGACTCATAGTATGCAGCCTGTTCAGAATCACTTCTCTAGCAGtatgcatttaaggttcataCAGGActttttttgtggcttgatagctcatttctttattGTTGAATAGTAGTCCATCATATGGATGtaccagtttgtttatccattcacttactgaagAAATGTGTGTTGCTTCAAGTTTTAACCAATTATAACCCTGTTATGAACATGTGTGTGCTGTTTTTATGAGGACAAGTTTTCAAAtcagtaaatacctaggagtgaaaccATTCCAACTGTCccatagaaatatttaaaagttttgacATAAACATGGAAATTGACCCTTCAGgtcttaaaacttgaaatttacatttgtctcatctgagttccttcctcagcaAACAGATCCTCAGGCAAGGGACTtaaaactcaccagatcaccacatcGAAACAAGATGCCAGACGCCCTCATTCATCATAATTGCTTTTTTTACCCTCCTCAATTTCTTCCCTCACTATATAAGCCTCCCCAATTGTAGTtggtcagggatttgagacttTATCTCCCattctccttggctgcagcacccaattaaatACTTCTTCCCTGGCAACattcattgtctcagtgattgacattctgtgtggtgagcagcagGACTGAACCCCTGTCATTTTGGTTAAcaggagcatgattgctggatcaaTGCTATGTCTAGCTCTTTAAGAACCCACCAAACCGTCTTCTAAAGAGGCTGAACCATGTCACATTTCAATGAGCAATGaagagttcctgtttctccacatccttgccattttttggcatttttagtgtTTTTGCTTTCTACCATCCTAGTGGGTGCTAAGGGATAACTTATAGTTTTAAGTTGCAATTCCCTGatgacaaatgatgttgagcacattttcacattcatgtttatttttgatgtctattcagatcttttgcccatgtttAAATTGGgtcatttgtcttattttttttaagttttttttttttttttttttttttttgagaggcagtctcactctgtcacctggactggagtgcagtggtgtgatctcagctcattgtaacctccacctcccaggttcaaacgattctcctgcctcaacctcaggagtagctgggattacaggtgtgtgccactaagcccagcttgtttttatagttttagtatagatagggttttgccatattggccaggctggtcttgaactcctgacctcaggtgatctgtctgctttggtctcccaaagtgctgggattacaggcatgagccactgcacctggccctgagtTTTAAGTTCTTACCTGCTTAATTGTCCTTGCTAGAAACtccagtacaatgctgaatagaagtggtgagctTGGAGATCATTTTCTTGTTCCATATCTTAGGATAagagctttcagtctttcatcattatgtatgatgttagctgtgggtctTCATagatgtcctttctcaggttgaAGAAGTTCCTGTTTACTTCTAGTCTGTTCACTGCTTTTATCACGAAAGGCTATTGGAGTTTGTCAAATGCTTTGTGTCTACGgaaatcattatatatttattttttgtgaattaTCCCATTAACAGACTGGAtttactgattttcatatgttaaaccaaccttgctttcctgggataaatcccacttgatcacggtgtataattctttttacatCTTGCTGAAtttcatttgctagtatttttttttttttttttgcctctataTTCAAAAGGGatattggtattatttttctttcctagtaatgtctttgtctggttatGGTATCCATGTCTTCTTTATGCATGTGTGCCTATGTATGTAACCCTAGGCACTCTAAAACGCAGGGCTCAGGGCACGAACCTCTCTTGCTCAGCTCTAACCCTTCTGGTCACCTCTTTGTGACTTTTTCCCCCTTTAAGTCTGCCATTGAAGGACATTATATCCTAATTACACCTGAATAGAAGGGAGAACTTTGGGTCACATGCTACAGACAGTTCTCAAGactaataatttacatttattgaatactttctaTGTactcaggcactgttctaaccCTTTTGCATGTGTTAACTCAATCTTCCCAACTAAGGAAACTTTCACTTGGAAAGGTTCAGTGATTTGTTCAGTGGTAACACACTGGAGCATGACCACATTTTAATTACGGCAAAATTTTTCATTTGGCCAAGAACAAAATCTAATTATCACTGATGCTTTGTGAAtagtaatttgaaaattaaaaaaaaattttttttaaagaaaagctttgTTCTTCAAGTGTGATTGTTATTATTCTTGGGCCAAAATGTTTTTCAAGGTACATATttctactcttttaaaaaaaaatattttattggagtcggggtctcaccatgttgcccaggctggtcctgaactatcagactcaagtgatctgcccacctcagcctcccaaagtgctgggattacagttgtaagccaccatgccaggccacatTTCTACATTCTTAATGAAGTCTGTGGAATCTACTTcaaatgcaattttaatttatgtttcaattctatgaagatattgggttggtgcaaaactaattgCGGTTTTGGAccgtgaattttaaatcattataactaggctcaatacatttttattaatcaaaataggaaccattacaatcaacacatttttgccaacgaGAAATAAGTTGGTTTATTCCTGTAGCGTAAAAATCCGTGCTTCGGGATTTgacaaactcttggaaagcattttctgcatcctgctggttgtggaagcgttttccctgcaaaaagttgttgAGATGCTTGAAGATGTGGTAGTTGGTTGgcaagaggtcaggtgaatacggtggatgaggcaaaacttcatagcccaattcattcaacttttgaagTGTGGGTTGTGCAACATGCGGTCGGGCATTGTCGtggagaagaattgggccctttctgttgaccaatgccaGCTGCAGGTGTTGCAGTTTTTGGTGCATCTCATCGATTtcctgagcatacttctcagatgtaatggtttcaCCAGGATTCAGAAAGCTATAGTGGATCACaccagcagcagaccaccaaatAGTGACCATGATCTTTTTTGGGTGCAAGATTGGCTTTgagaagtgctttggagcttcttcttGATCCAACCACTGAGCTGATCGTCGCCGGTTGTCATACAAAATCCACTTTTCATCGCACGTCACAATCCGATCGAGAAATGGTTCGTTGTGGTTGcgtagaataagagaagatgacacttcaaaaCGACGATTTTTTTGATTTTCagtcagctcatgaggcacccacttatcgagctttttcacctttccaatttgcttcaaatgccgaACGACTGTAGAATGGTTGACATTAAGTTCTTCGGCAACTTCTCttgtagttgtaagaggatcagcttcgATGATTGCTCTCAGTTGGTCGTTGTCAACTTCTGATGGCCGGCCACTacgctcctcatcttcaaggctctcatctcctttgcaaaacttcttgaaccaccactgcactgtacgttcgttagcagttcctgggccaaatgcgtTGTTGATGTTGCGAGTTGTCTCTGCTGCTTTACGACCCATTTTGAACTCGAATAAAAAAATTGCtcgaatttgctttttgtctaacatcattttcatagtctaaaataaacataaacagcaAGTAAGATGTCATtagcaaaaaaacacaaagaaatgcccattaaaatgatgtataatatgaccacatttatttaagaatgtattccaatattAAATGCcaaattccaacaatgcaaaaactgttactacttttttttttggagacagagtctcgctctgtcacccaagctggagtgcagtggtacaatcttggctcactgcaatctctgcctcctgggctcaagtgattctcgtgcctcagcctcccgagcagctgggactacagacatgtgccaccacatctagctaatttttgtatttttagtagagatgaggttttagcatgttggccaggctggtctcaaactcctgacctcaagtgttctgcctgcctaggcctcccaaagtgctgggattacagatgtgagccactgcacccagccccatcttttaaaatttgaatcttatagttataaaaatgttactttatcATGGGATAATAGGCAAGtggaagtatatttttaaatgttttctctcaaAAGAAGTGTCAACATTCTTAAGAGTATGGCACTGAAGCAAACAAATGCAGTTAACTTGCTGCTTAGAAAAGACTTGGAATAAAGACTCTTTGACTCTTACCTTAGGAATCGGATTTCTAGGACTAAGTGCTATATAATAAACTAGTGCCTGAGTACAAAAAATTTTCAGGGGTCTACATTCAGTCAGTTGTCTCTGGCAGAGGCACTGAGTTGGAGGGGGCTGTTTGTGTCCTTCTCTCTGAATGGAAGATTGTCCTCTGGGAATCTCTCTGCTGTTCAATAGAGAAAGGCAAAAGGACATCGAAAAGGGTATCTGCAGAATCAAATGGTGAGCCAGTCATTTTCCTTCTGACCATTTCTGTATTGCTTCTGAAGCAGCTCAGTTATTAGGTGAGCTTGTGAGTGAGAAAAAGCACATTTTCGAGTGAGGGATACAAACTGCCTTATAAAAAGCAGGACTGCTTCAGAGACATTGAACTAACAGAGGAAAGTTGGCATGGAGAAATGATTAATTTGGAGGAAAATTTTTGATACTATGTATTTGTAATTTGGGGCATTTTATGTGTAGTCTAGGACCATTTGTTCACAGAGAACCATTCCATATAATGTTATATGAACACGTAAACCCTAAGATACTTAAAAACaacccagctttattgagatataattcacatgctgtacatttcactcatttaaagtgtacaatgtaCTTATATTACAGAGGAATAGTGTTATATATAACACGGATTCCTATAATGTTGAAACTGCAAGGCCTCTTAGTGGTAGGGTTTAAATGTActagagaagaaattaaattacttaataATATCATAGGGGCTCTAGTAATTATTTTAGCTTTCAAAATGTCTGATAAACTTACATAGTAATTTTTTTGGCAACATCCCTGCTTTAAGGAAGGTAGTTAGAGATGTTTGATGCTCTAGAAGTTTAAATGGGAttataaaactcccatctccttcTGTGGTGTGGACAGcgttatttttctgttatttatacaAGAAGTGAGGCTGTTTGAAGTTTTGAAGCATAACTTCACAAGATTTGGAGTACAGCCAAGTATATAATGAAACATTTACaatgtgtttccttttctgaCTTTTGGTTACAACATGTAAGTCATTTTCATGGTTATATTTTTCACTACTGGTGGTACTTATTAGGGTTTTAGCAGGTGATGGTTAATAATGCGTTTTTCCTTGATTCATGCTTAGAAACAATTAAGTAGGATACAGGAGTCAGACAGAAATCAAAATGTCAGCTTTATTACTGTTAAAATTGGTTGGAAAGCAGGGTTTAGGTATGCAGCCACAAGGGTTTCTTGGATCATTATTAGGTTCAATGTTAGTGCTAGAAAACTTACaataacagtggcttaaacaagggAGACACCATTTCTCACTTGAAAGTACAATGGTGTCAGACCATGACTGGCAGGATGTTCTACAGTACCAGACACCTAGACTTCTTTTAATCTTGTTGATTTTTCTATGCAATGGCTTCCTTTCCCAGGGTCATCCTGGGGTCTAGGATGACTGCTCCAGTTCCAGTCATCATGTATACATTCCagccagaaggaagaaagaggaggtgaAGGGCAGGATATCTCCATTTAAGGACTTGTCATTTTTGCTTATATCCCATTAACTAGAACAGTTACTAAGACAAATCTAACTAGGAAAGTGAATATTCTGGGTAGTCATGTACTCATGTTAAATGGAGAATTCTattacagaaagggagaaaagatacTGATGGACAACTTGTAGTCTCTGCCACATTCCTGAGTTCAACTTACATAACTAGGCAGAGGCAAAGCTAGCCAACCACTGTCTTCCACTAGAGGGAGGCGCAAGCTGCTTATCACTGAACAGACTCACCTCAAGGGTCAATCGCTTGCAGGAGGGGAACACAGAAGGGGCTGAGCCACACATGCTGGGTTCCTTCTCATTTCCACAACTGATGTTCGACTTTTCTAAGGGGCAGTACAGAGAACCGTCAAAAGGCAGGAAAGCAGTACATGATTTGGCACCACAGTAACAAGGTTTTCTTAGTTTCCCATTATCTAGCCTTTCTTTGTCTTCACTGCCTGTTAGATTAAGATATCTTCCTGAATAATCATAAGAGAGTTCTTCTTCTGGCACAATATCTTTGGCTGCAAAAAGTGCCAACTTAGGTACCATTGAGTCAATTCGGACAGGAATCATCAAAAGGTTTGGCTCACAAGAATGATTAAGGAATCTTCCAATATTTCCTATATAAGTAGGGTCAACAAATGTTTCCATTACCTGCCCAGTATAAACATGTTCCCTGATGGCTATAATATAGTTAGAGTCAGATTTTGTTTGTAAGTGAATTCTTCTCCGAACTTCAGAGAATCCTAAAACCTCACCAGCATATTCACAGACAAACCTTCCTTTTGGTATAAATTCCAAGGTACGAAGTCCCCAGCCTTTTTTATGTGTCTTGAACACTTGGAAGTGGAACTGCAGACCTTTCTGGACCACTCTGTTTCTGCAGTGGTCACTGCATCGGCACAGGACATTGCATTCAAAAACAGGCTCTG contains the following coding sequences:
- the LOC101021557 gene encoding histone-lysine N-methyltransferase SETMAR isoform X1, which codes for MPRPGPFSVNPRHHLSKGAVLFSPFPEAQNQRPYENPAFCPSAVLGTQGGIKGGVIYLSGLRCLSQYTPDHVVGPGADIDPTQITFPGCICVKTPCLPGTCSCLRHGENYDDNSCLRDIGSGGKYAEPVFECNVLCRCSDHCRNRVVQKGLQFHFQVFKTHKKGWGLRTLEFIPKGRFVCEYAGEVLGFSEVRRRIHLQTKSDSNYIIAIREHVYTGQVMETFVDPTYIGNIGRFLNHSCEPNLLMIPVRIDSMVPKLALFAAKDIVPEEELSYDYSGRYLNLTGSEDKERLDNGKLRKPCYCGAKSCTAFLPFDGSLYCPLEKSNISCGNEKEPSMCGSAPSVFPSCKRLTLETMKMMLDKKQIRAIFLFEFKMGRKAAETTRNINNAFGPGTANERTVQWWFKKFCKGDESLEDEERSGRPSEVDNDQLRAIIEADPLTTTREVAEELNVNHSTVVRHLKQIGKVKKLDKWVPHELTENQKNRRFEVSSSLILRNHNEPFLDRIVTCDEKWILYDNRRRSAQWLDQEEAPKHFSKPILHPKKIMVTIWWSAAGVIHYSFLNPGETITSEKYAQEIDEMHQKLQHLQLALVNRKGPILLHDNARPHVAQPTLQKLNELGYEVLPHPPYSPDLLPTNYHIFKHLNNFLQGKRFHNQQDAENAFQEFVKSRSTDFYATGINQLISRWQKCVDCNGSYFD
- the LOC101021557 gene encoding histone-lysine N-methyltransferase SETMAR isoform X2: MFAEAAKKTGPCGMAEFKEKPEAPTEQLDVACGQENLPVGAWPPGAAPAPFQYTPDHVVGPGADIDPTQITFPGCICVKTPCLPGTCSCLRHGENYDDNSCLRDIGSGGKYAEPVFECNVLCRCSDHCRNRVVQKGLQFHFQVFKTHKKGWGLRTLEFIPKGRFVCEYAGEVLGFSEVRRRIHLQTKSDSNYIIAIREHVYTGQVMETFVDPTYIGNIGRFLNHSCEPNLLMIPVRIDSMVPKLALFAAKDIVPEEELSYDYSGRYLNLTGSEDKERLDNGKLRKPCYCGAKSCTAFLPFDGSLYCPLEKSNISCGNEKEPSMCGSAPSVFPSCKRLTLETMKMMLDKKQIRAIFLFEFKMGRKAAETTRNINNAFGPGTANERTVQWWFKKFCKGDESLEDEERSGRPSEVDNDQLRAIIEADPLTTTREVAEELNVNHSTVVRHLKQIGKVKKLDKWVPHELTENQKNRRFEVSSSLILRNHNEPFLDRIVTCDEKWILYDNRRRSAQWLDQEEAPKHFSKPILHPKKIMVTIWWSAAGVIHYSFLNPGETITSEKYAQEIDEMHQKLQHLQLALVNRKGPILLHDNARPHVAQPTLQKLNELGYEVLPHPPYSPDLLPTNYHIFKHLNNFLQGKRFHNQQDAENAFQEFVKSRSTDFYATGINQLISRWQKCVDCNGSYFD